In the Triticum aestivum cultivar Chinese Spring chromosome 2B, IWGSC CS RefSeq v2.1, whole genome shotgun sequence genome, ggcattgagtctgaatcaacttcacaccttgtaatacaggcaagaaccctttctttgcttgatccattttgaactttttcaaaaactttatcaaggtatatgctttgtgaaagtccaattaagcgtcttgatctatgtctatagatcttgatgcctaatatgtaagcagcttcaccgaggtctttcattgaatttttttattcaagtatccttttatgctctccagaaattctatatcatttccaattaataatatgtcttCTACATATAatttcagaaatgctacagagctcccactcaagttcttgcaaatacaggcttctccaaaagtctgtataaaaccatatgctttgatcatattatcaaagcgtttattccaactccgagaggcttgcaccagtccataaatagatcgctggagcttgcacactttgttagcaccttttggatcgacaaaaccttctggttgcatcatatacaactcttcttccagaaatccattcaggtatgcagttttgacatccatttgccatatttcataatcataaaatgcggcaattgctaacatgattcggacagacttaagcatcgctacgggtgagaaagtctcatcatagtcaactccttgaacttgtcgaaaacattttgcaacaagtcgagctttgtagacagttacattaccataagcgtcagtcttcttcttgaagatcagtttattctcgatggcttgccgatcattgggcaagtcaaccgaagtccatactttgttctcatacatggatcccatctcagatttcatggcctcaagccattttgcggaatctgggctcatcatcgcttcctcatagttcgtaggttcgccatggtcaagtaacatgacctccagaataggattaccgtaccactctggtgcggatcttactctggttgacctacgaggttcggtagtaacttgatctgaagtttcatgctcaatatcattagcttcctcactgattggtgtagttgtcacatgaaacgctttctgtgatgaactactttccaataagggagcacgtacagttacctcatcaagttctactttcctcccactcacttctttcgagagaaactctttctctagaaaggatccgaatttagcaacaaaagtcttgcctttagatctgtgatagaaggtgtacccaatagtctcgtttgggtatcctatgaagacacatttctctgatttgggtttgagcttatctggttgaagtttcttcacataagcatcgcagccctaaactttaagaaacgacaactttggtttcttgccaaaccacagttcataaggcgtcgtctcaacggattttgatggtgccctatttaacgtgaatgcggccgtctctaaagcataaccccaaaatgatagcggtaaatcagtaagagacatcatagatcgcaccatatcaagtaaagtatgaatacgacgttcggacacaccattacgttgtggtgttccgggtggcgtgagttgcgaaactattccgcattgtttcaaatataaaccaaactcgtaactcaaatattctcctccacgatcagatcatagaaactttattttcttgttacgatgattttcaacttcactctgaaattctttgaacttttcaaatgtttcagacttgtgtttcattaagtagatatacccatatctgcttaaatcatctctgaaggtgagaaaataacgatacccgccgcgagcctcaatgttcattgaaCCTCATACGtcggcatgtatgatttccaataaatctgttgctcgctccatagttccggagaatggcgttttagtcatcttgcccatgaggcacggttcgcaagtaccaagtgattcataatcaagtgattccagaagtccgtcagtatggagtttcttcatgcgctttacaccaatatgacccaaacggaagtgccacaaataagttgcactatcattatcaactctgcatcttttggcttcaacattatgaatatgtgtatcactactatcgagatttaataaaaatagaccactcttcgagggtgcatgaccataaaagatattactcatataaatagaacagccattattctctgatttaaatgaataaccgtctcgcatcaaacaagatccagatataatgttcatgctcaacgcaagagCATCTATAGTTGGGCGCCTCAAACCCGTCTCAAACACCGGTGCGGCCAGTCTCGTTAGTGATGGCCACAAAAAAGCAACCCAGACAGACGCCTCAAACGTCCGAACTGACctgcacccctcatatccagcccaaatgtgGGGGGGGGGGCATAAATGGGCGCGACCGCTATGTCGGACTGACGATGGGGTCCCACAAAAATTACTTCGAAACCCGGTGTTTGAAGCTCGTCTCCTCTGATGGACCAATGGCGCCGCTCCGACGGGGTCGCGCAGTGCGTAGCCTAACTATTTAAGCCGGGCAGCGACACCGAAACCCTACCCATCCGTCGCCGTCGCCACTTTCCACTCACCATTAGCCACCAGTAGTAGTGGTTAGGAGCTACTCATATCTAACGCAGGAGTGCTGGCTGCAACTCCTTGAGCAGATCCAGGTTAGGAGGGTACCCATATCTCACACTGGAGCACCAGTTGCAGCTCCTTGAGTAGACTTGGGTTAGGAGCTACCAATATCTAACGCGGGAGCGTTGGCTGCAGCTCCGCGAGCAGATCCTGGTAAGGCGTGAAGCCCGGATCACCACAGGGCTCCCTCCGGATGCGTTGGATCCGGAGGAGGacttggaggtggtggtggtggaggagggggtcgacaaggaggaggaggaggaggaggaggagccggaggagtATGTGGGGGACGCGGATCTGCAGGCGATCCTCAATTCCTTCCAGTCAGAATCGGAGGTGGAGGACAGACGTCGTCAGCGTCAGGAGGCAGAGCACGCAGGAGAAGTCGAGGAGATGCTCGCGTAtatggatgacgaggaggaggaggcccagaGACCTCCTACGGGCCCATCCACCCGGCGCCCGGCACCGAcgtcgtggacatctccgacgacgaaGCGTAGTGGCTAGCGTTGCGTAGTACTTAGGTTTATTTTGCATAATTTGCATTGATCTAGGGGATAAAATATGAGAGACTCGGATGCATAGCACCAAGTTTGAGGCATGGGCACTGTCTGCGGACATGGTCGGTCGCGTCTGCGGTCGTTTGAGGGGTCCGATATGCCAAGTCCGGTTGTAGAAGCTCTAAATGGTTCGACACGCCAACTCCAACGGACTGCCCCAAACGGACACTCGTATTGTCCGGATTATGTCTGTTTGGGTAGCTCAAAGGGGGCGTTGTCCAGCCGTTTGTATGTTTTGCGCTGGCAGTGCGCCCAACCGGCGGACACATTTGGTCTGGTCGTCTGAATTTTTtgccaaaaaaaatgaaaactgaaATTAGGACCCGCGGCCATAGTTCATGCCGGTCAGAGCGCCAGCGGCTGGCAATGATGTCAGCCTACGAAAAATATCACCCACGGTTCATGCCGGCACACTAGCCAGCGTGCAAAAAACGGGCATAGTCTCGCGGCCCTAGTTCATGGCCGGTGTGGGTCGGTTGAACACTAGCAGGAGGAGGGCCTACTGCGCCGCTGCCTACGTGGCCTTGGCGACGAGGGCCTCGTTATCCTCCACAGCGGCCCTATGTTGCGCGACGGTGGTGTCGATGGTGGCATGGACGACGGCTCTCCTCTCCACCGCATTGGCCCTACGGCCTCACCTCTTCGCGAGTTCTCAGGCAAGCTCCGTCGGCATGAGCACCTTCTTGGGCTTCTTCATCTTCGTGGGGCCGGCGGCAGTGGCGGCCGGgacggcggaggtggcggcgtCCTTTGGCTCGGTCACCATGGCGGGAGGACGGAAAGGTTTTGGGGGGACAAGGGGGAGGTTGTGCCCGGGCCAGGGAAAGGACAAGGTCGGTGTCACGCATGGCCGCGTCCTATCCGTTTCGACACAAATCCGGCCAAAAATGGGTTGCGGGCGGACAAAAAATAAACGTATCCGTTTGTATTCGCTCGTTGGACTATTTTTTCTGTCCGTTTCAATCCGATCGGAGGAGAGCGGATCAAAAGCAATCGTGCGTTGAAGTTGGCCTAAATGGTGGCTCTGCCTGACACCGTGCGGCCAAGAAGCAACGTTTGCAGTGCAACCCGAAGGATGGAAAATGCACATGAAAGAACATACACGAGACCATCGCTGTAGGACATAATTTGGTCTCTAAGAGTAACTTCAATGGGCCGACCCATATCGTCCGCCGCCGTCGGTTTGGGTCGGCACGGATAAAAGTGGAGGCCCAACacgccgacccaaacccaaatcgtgtccgcttcgcgtccgcgccgacgcatttgcggtGCAAATTTGCGTTCCAAATGCGTCGGCGTGAATGCGGAACGGACGCCACACGCACCTTCTCAGTGTCCGCCGCTTCCTCACCTGGCGGTCGTCCAACTGCCCGCGGCCAACCTGGCTAGCTTAATTTATGACCTCGGGCCCATGCGTCAGCGACGGtggtcgtccttttttaagccgaccgtgcggcggggccgtcctcatccacttCCCAGTCCACATCCAGCCCACTCtgctcccccgtcgccggcaaaccctagccaccaccacAGCGAGATGGGGCTCTTCTCCGGCGCCAGCAGCAGCAAGGCCAAGGACAAGGCCCCCGCCGTCCCTTTCCCCGCGGAGTTCCTCCCACCTTCGCCGGCGCCGGCTCACCGGCAGAGGCTGCGCGTGAACGTGCCCGTGCACCAGGCGGAGGGGCACTGGCAGCACCGCGTGCCGCTGCCGTACCCCGACGCCACCCTGTCGCACGACTAGCATCtggatccggagaggatcccagtgccggcagCGCCGTGGTCGACTAGGGCGCACATGGAGGAGGTGCGTTGCCGGCGGGCTCTactgacgccggagcagcgccgcgaccccgcctacgcaaccgactcgcccaactgggtGAGATGGTTCGcgttcgagcacgaggaggcgaagCGACGCggcgtgcgcgaggtcgaccgcagcgtgccgccgccgccgctcatcgtccgcgaggaggaccaggcgaCCCTTGCGGCGGTCTACCGGGAAAGCGAGGAGGACAAGCGGCGcagggcggaggcggcagaggaagaggaggctcgGTACGAGGCGGCCATGGCACATGCCATTGCCCTCTCCGCAGCGGGCGACTACGTGGTCCCGCTGATGGCCCCCTTCCCGCTGCCACGTGAAAGCCGAGCCAGAGCCGCAGCCGGAGTCGGAgcccatcgagcgctactcctggacgggaGTAGTGCGTGAGTGGGTCAGCGCCCCGCCGATCTGGATGGGGGCGACGCCggcgcaggaggcggcgtacctcgaGCAATGGCGCCAGCGAcggctggccgaggagcgccgTCGCGGCTagtacgaggagatgctcgagcgcgacctcgaggaggagcagcgcgaggccgaggaggaggcacgTCATGTCGCGGCAGCACAGGCGGCCACACAGCCCCCGGCGCCGGCACTTCCTGCAGCGGCACAGCTGCCCGCGGCCAACATCGCCGCCACCTGGAACACTGCACTCCCCTGGGCCGGCCCTGCGCCGACGCTCGACCTCACCGACCCCGaaaacgacgacgacgatgacgcctagggcagcgcgccgcctcgtagtttagGTTGTTTTTAATTTTATTTAATGCTAATGTGTGGACGCATGGACTCTCGCAGGCCAGGCCTTCCTGggcggctttaatgtttaattaagttGTTTTTATTTTGAATATGCATATACTTTTTTTTGTCGGTGCCGTCAAAATGGGTCGGGTCAGCGTTGGGCGCATACGCCGACCCAAATGAAAAAACGGACGTCCGTGTCCGCTAGCTGATCCAAACGAATAAAAAGCGAACAAAATCGCCGTCTGTTTGGGTCAGCTCGTTGGAGTTGCTCTATGTTCGCCAACTGAGTCTAAACCCAGTCTCGGTCGTTCCAGATATTCATCACTCCCACAGCCGGACAGAGTTGCGCGAGCCTAGACAAGTTGATTTATTTGATTCTTTTCTTCGTTATTAAAATAGCAGCGAGCGAGACCTCCGTTCCCCAGAAACTAATTGGACAAAGTACTGATAAAAATGGTTCGACGCCTACACTAAATGGTGGCCGAGAAACAATATCTGCAGAGCAACACGGAGGACAGAAAATGCAGAGGAAAGAAAATCACACTACTAGTACATGAGAATAGTGTGTGTGATCAATTTCATTTATATTCCAACTTGCAACCAATGAGTCATACATGTCAAACATACACATATCAAGGTTTCGAACAAAAACGCCTTGGCAACCACAACTCTGGTCTCTAAAAGACTAAAACTATCACATCACGGCAACTGCAGCATGACAATGGCATCTAACTCATGGCATTACAGACCGAACCCACCTTTCCAAAGAGAGAAAGATATACAGGCACAGGTGCAACTATCAAGATCATGACAGGAGAGGAGATTGCTCATCCCTCAAACAATCCTCTTATCTTCCCTTCCAGTTGGGCACCAGTATAGTACCTCTTCTTCTGTTTCTTCCCTCCGAACACCAGTCGTTTCAGCGGAAAAGACAGCCCCGAACCTCCGCTTCGATCACACAAGGACACCTCATACGGTGGAACAACGAAATCCACAATCTCCTGCCGCAGTTTGTACCTGAGCTCAGCCGTAACCTTCCATGTCGACTGGCAGTCACAGATGGCACGAAATTCAGCAGCAAACATGTCCAAGTTTAAGCGATGCAGAGGAGCCCAACACTCATCCAAGTAGCACTTCTTGTACAGCTCGACCATTGATGTGAGCCTACTCTCCAATTCTTCAACACCGGCGAAAGAGGCACTTGGAGGCTGCAGCATTTGCAAAACATCATATGTGTTATTCAGGAGGAATATGTATTTCCCACCCTTTTCACCTCGGCGTATCATTTCTGCATCTTTCTTGAGCTTGGCTGCCCAGCAATCGACCATGTGAGAGCAAGGATCAGTGGTGTGATGCACTGGCTCCACCAAATATGTGTTGCAAGAGTAATTCTGCAGGGCTTGTATTAAAAGGTCAGTTGATGGATGGATTGTGAATTCGTCGCTGGGGATGTCCATAACTGCTGCTCCCAGACCATTCACCAACTTGTTCAGGAGACCAGCAACCTCGGCAGATCTGTTCAATGGCAGGTCCATCGCATTGTTAAAAACCATTTGGGATGACTCAAATTGCATAATTCTAGTACTGTTTGTAAAAAATTAGCATAATTCTAGTACTGGTTGTGGGTAGTCATTTCGCCCGCCGGCTAGTCCTCCCGCACCTACTAATCCTCGCGGCGATAGGCCGGCGGCAGGGCGATGCGACCACGCGcggccgggggggagggggggggggggcgggtggCCTAGTTGCTCGGCGCGGGGGAACAGGGACCCGGAGAACTGCGGCAGCAGCGGGCGCGCAGGTACGACGATCCGCGGCCTGGCGGAGGCGCAGCTATGGAATGCTGGGCGGGCGGGTGGTGGAAGTGTGGAGAGCGCGGCAAAGGGGCGGAGGCGGGAGCGGGCGGCGACCTAGAACCTCGACCGGTTTCGGCGTTCCTTCGACTCCGCCGCGATTGGGCTCGATTCTACTCTATGCTAGGCGCCGCCGGCGAGGGGGGGCGGTGAGATAAAACGCGCCGGGAACGCGGAAGCAGAGAGGGGAGTGGTGGGAATTGATCCATTTGTTACCTgccgatggcggcggcggcatccggcGTTCCTCCGAACATGCCCATGGAGCCATCCCCTGCCGCCTCCATCTTGGTCCAGCACTTGAGCACGGCCGGCTTGCttcggcgccgccgccgacgccgccgccgatgCCCCTGCTTCGGCCTCGCCCGCGCCGGTGGAAGCGCGCGAGCGAAAGGGGCGGAGCGGCAGCCGGCGGCGGGCTTCCAATTCCGTAGGGAGGTGTGACTCGTTGATGGGGTTTGCGGTGGGGGCGCTGTTTATAAAGGCCCAGCTGATGGAAACACCGGACAACGACGAGGCGTCGCTCGTGCCGTGGCCGGGCGCCCCCACCACGGCAGCTTGGATGCGCAGCGCCACAGGTTCGGCCCAGCTGCCCAGCTCCCGTTGAAAAGGGTACGTACGTCTCCCTACGGAATTGGAAGCCTCCCTACGGAATTGGAAGCAGGTGTATGCCCTCTGCGAAATGCCACCAATCCTGGCCATCCAAACGACCCGAAGGTTTGATTTAGACCGAGATTACAGAGTTCAGGGTGCAATCGACCGAGATTTTGACTCGAGGGTTCGTTTCGCCGAACCTCTACGGGTTcagggtttaaaatggactttttccgtTGAAAAGAGTACGTACGTCCTTTCAACTATGTCCATGGCCGTAGGATATTGCCACTTTGATCGTTCACGGCGTGATTATCATGCCATCAGCACCTCTTttatatttttctcttttctttgcATGTCCCCAATAATATGTGCCTGCACTACCACAGGCACATGCACGTACCGCTTTCACGACGCGCACGCTACCCCCACCAGATCCCCGTTGCTGCCGACCGTCTCGACGCCTGCCCCGCTGAGAGCGACGTCGCTGCCGATCGTTCGCCCACGCAGGCACATGGCAAGTATTACCCCGGCCAAATCATAACTTCAGTGACGCTGCAATTTCTCAAATTTCTCCGAGAAAACATTCATCCTCGCTTGTGTTAGAGCATCTTTCCAAAAAAAGGCAATTTTCCATTAATATTTGTACATTAAAGTCTTAAAAACATGAAAAAAGAAACTAAAacatgcgccgccgcccccgcccgccCTACAGGCCGAAGAACGCGCCGAAGGCGCTGTAGTCGTCACCCTCCTCCTTCTTCACGCCGCCGTCTTGCTGCTCCCCTGCCCTGCGTCGCCTTGGCGGATGGGCTTCGGTGGAGGCGGTGGCGCGTCCTCGTCACTGTCCTCGAGGACGATGACGCCACCTTCGTCGCGGCCGTGGCGCCGGGCGGCGATCTCATCGAGGGCACAGCGCTGGCAATCTATCTCCAGCTTTGCGCGTCCTCCCGCGCCCACTTCAGGGCGGCCAGGTCGTCGTACTCGTTCTTGACGGCGACGAggcccggctccgtcttgggcttgacaacgcgggaggaggaggactaacgccgccctcgttgatgacgaagCCGCGGGTGCGCCTCCCGAGCGGCATCTCCACGGGCCCGTGCTTAACATTGGCCAGCGGCGGCGAGCcgggggagaaggaggaggacgacgacgacaaacCCGCCATACGCCGCGGCATCTAGATGCCGCCGCTCCGGCAGGGGACAAGCGCCTGGGCCACCGGGTACTGCTGGAGCGGCGGCTCGTTGCCGCCATCGAGGTGCTCGAGGACGGCGTGCAGTGTGCGCCCGGGGACACCTCACCACAAATGGCGGCCGTCGGCGTTGTGGCGTCCCCTCGCCGGCGCGCTGTTGGTGGAGGCAAGCTGCTCCTCGTGGCGGCGTTGGAAGTACGATGCCCAGCTCTTgttgttgtcggcggcgtactccgGGCGGTCGCGCACCTCCTCCGGCATGGACGCCCGGATGCGCTCGATCTCGTCGTGGAAGTGGCCGGGGTGCTCGGCGTCGGTGCACGGGGGGACTGGGACGCCTCCGGCGCTAAGCCTGCACCTCCCCGGCGCgagcatgtccggcggcgccgggtagTTGGCCTCGTGGAGGAGGTGCGCCTCCCACTCATGCAGCGTGCGGcgaccgaagccgttggccgccgcagCGTCGCCGGGGGACCGCTCACCCATCGGAGGTTGGTGGCGCGGGGAGAGACGAGAAGGGAGCCGAtgagaagagggagagggagagggcgatggagtGTGCGTCCACCGACGAGGAGGGGTGCCCTTTTATAGCTGTCGGAGGGGAGGCAGACGTGTGTGTACGCATGGCGGGAGGGGAATGGCGAGTCGCCGTGCCATTACTGCGCCGCCCGTGGGGAATCGGCGGAAGGCTGACCGGCGTTAGCCTTGGGCATTGATTCCTCGCGGGAaatcgaggcgatgaggacgacgatgagccggagtcgctgactcggcgggcccgctaTTCTTTCGCGCCAAAAACATTTCCCCCGGCGCCCTCCagcgcgtcgggttcggcctgggtccgtcgGCGCCAAAATCGGCCCGAGCCGACGAAAATTGGGCTTCTGGGGGTGCGGCTGGGCCGAATTTTCGGCGCCGCCAACAAAAGAGGGGCCTAGGGGGCCTGTTGGGGttcggctggagatgctcttagtcctTGCACAAACACACCTGTTGCCTAGGAGGTGTTTGTCCACCTGCAATAAGTCCATACAGCCCGTTAGATGCAGCTTTTTGGGTTTTCGGATTGTTTGATTCATTGCTGATACTATTGAGCCCGCACCGCACGGTGATTAAAGCACCTCTCTGCGTCTGTATGCTAGAGACGGCTGAGTCGACCGTTTCTAACCAGCCAGGCCCGAGGGACAATGGCGCGGCACTTTCCTTCCTGCCAATCCATAACATAACATGGAGCTGACCGCTATGTGCATTCTGTCGGCAGCGTTGTTGCCACGGTCTTCTCTCTCGAGCTTGTTTGTTTACTTTTTAACTAGCAAAGTGACCCGTTGCACGGCTAGGTTGTGACTTGCTATTGTTAATCTTTCTCATTTCTACACCCTCATACATGAATTCAATTTAATATCCAAATTTTACTCTAGTTTATCTCCTATCATTAATGTCAAAGGGACATCCAATTTGTTTAAAAAAATCATCTTCGGCTACATGAATTGGCTATTTCAAAATTAAGCATATATTGGGATGGCATGCTAAATCATTTAGTTCCATACTAATGTATTATGTGGCCTTCTACATTTCAGGCTCTCAtgtgtatcatcatttcacccacatagcatgtgctaaaaagttgagagggctacgacaaaaactggatgcacttcatgtacaaaacagaaaatctctttggaagtatcagggtttcggacaaaaactcatctattacaaaaggatttcatttgttcacatgtaactgtagtgatattctagatcaaaggcatcatcaaaATAGTTGTGGATAAAAAGTCTTCACTTTATCTTCGCTTGtatcatttgcttattgcgccgtaaccatggataatcttcatcgtttaacatggtgcttgggtcagccttgactttgaagggaggaatttcatgaaacttttcatcattttcagacatgtctgtcttgccctccaatcccacgatgtctttttttcctgaaagaactatgtggcgctatggctcatcgtatgatgtatccgcttccttatcttttctttttctcagtttggtagacatgtccttcacataaaaAACATGTgctacatcattggctaggacgaatggttcgtttgTGTACCCCGGATTGTTCATATCCcatgttgtcattccgtactgtgggtctacctgtacccgcCTCCTGAtaaattgacccatttgcacttaaacaaagggaccttaatatcataTCCATAGTCCAgttccatatgtccactatgtaatcataatatgtgtcctttcccctcttggttgctgcgtcaaagcggacaccactgttttggttggtgctcttttgatcttgggcgatcgtgtaaaatgtattcccatttatctcgtaccgtttgtaagtcattacagtcgaagatggttcccttGCCAATGAGTACAAgccatcagaaacagtgttgtcacacctaagacgtgtttggaaccaactatcaaaactcctgatgtgttcacatgtaattcaGTCGTCACACTGGTCTGGGTGTTTGGaacgcagaatgttcttgtgttcatcgatatactgggtcaccaaggtagaattctgtagaatcgtgtagtgtgcttgagaccacgtatgcccgtccctacatattattgagtcccctcctagtgtgccttttccacctagtctcccatcataccgcgattgagggagacctatcttcttaaagtcaatgaagtcaacacaaaacccaatgacatcctctgtttgatggcccatggagatgctttcttctggcctagcacggttacagacatatttctttaggactccaatgaacctctcaaaggggtgaaggaaatatgccctagaggcaataataaagttattatttattttcttatatcatgataaatgtttattattcatgctagaattgtattaacccgaaacataatacatgtgtgaatacatagacaaacataatatcactagtatgcctctacttgactagctcattaatcgaagatggttatgtttcctaaccata is a window encoding:
- the LOC123040068 gene encoding uncharacterized protein, with translation MEAAGDGSMGMFGGTPDAAAAIGRSAEVAGLLNKLVNGLGAAVMDIPSDEFTIHPSTDLLIQALQNYSCNTYLVEPVHHTTDPCSHMVDCWAAKLKKDAEMIRRGEKGGKYIFLLNNTYDVLQMLQPPSASFAGVEELESRLTSMVELYKKCYLDECWAPLHRLNLDMFAAEFRAICDCQSTWKVTAELRYKLRQEIVDFVVPPYEVSLCDRSGGSGLSFPLKRLVFGGKKQKKRYYTGAQLEGKIRGLFEG